Below is a window of 'Nostoc azollae' 0708 DNA.
TGGAGGGTAGTATAGTGATCGCAGGTGCTTGAGTTCAATGGTTGCGTGACAACTTGGGGTTAATTCAAAGCAGTGCAGACCTAGAAGCATTAGCTAGTACAGTTACAGACAACGGTGGTGTTTATTTTGTACCTGCCTTCTCTGGGTTATTTGCTCCCTATTGGCGCAATTATGCTAGAGGTGGGATTGTGGGGATGACCAGCTATACAAAGAAAGGTCATATTGCCCGTGCGCTGTTAGAAGGAACAGCATGGCAGACTCGTGAAGTTTTAGATGCGATGAGAGAAGACGCGCAGTTGAATTTAACTGCTTTGAAGGTAGATGGTGGGATGGTTTACAACAACCTGCTGATGCAATTTCAAAGCGATGTGTTAGGTGTGCCAGTGATTCGTCCGCAGCTAGTAGAAACTACAGCTTTAGGGGCAGCTTATGCTGCTGGGCTGGCAACTAGTTTCTCGAGTAGTCTGGAGGAGTTGTCTGATAATTGGCTTTTAGATCAGACTTGGGAAGCAAAGATAGATGTTGTGGAGAGGGAAGGTTGTTATAGGCTTTGGAAGAAGGCGGTTGCTAAAACTTTTGACTGGGTATAGATGTAAACTTGAGTTTTTAACCAACCTTTGCACCCGAAAGTCTTATTTCGAAGATGCTAATTTTGGAACGATTTAGAGGTGAAACTGAAAATAATACCAACTCAATAAAATAATACAACAATCGCTACATCTTATGAGTAATATCCATCAGTGATTATCCAATAATCTACCCTACAAATATTTTAGGCGTTTAGATCGCAATTACCTTTTACCTCAATAACAACAGGTTCTTGATTACCGTCAACTTGCTTTTTTGCCCACGAAACTTAACAGATAGTATATTATTTTTGAGTAGAGTAAACTTCAACCCTAATATAGGTTCAACTATGCAGCTCATTTTTAAATAACGAATTGCTGTTAGACGTCCATGAGTTAGGAAAAGCTGCGGATCATTATTTTTTAGGCTTCTCCATAAATTGATAAAAAAACATTTTTCTACTTTGACGGAATTGTCATAACCATTGTTAACATAATTAATTATGTAACAATCTATATTCTGATTAGGAGGAAGTAGTTTATCGAGTAATAAAAAACGATCGCGTAACTCAGAAATTTTGTCTGCGCTATAGCCATTAAAGTTCACCTCTATCATGTTGTTTCCCTGTCCCTGTGGACATGGCTTTAGGGTAAGAACAAAGGTAGTTTTACCCTTTATGGATTCTGGTAAAACACTTTCTACCTGCATTATTGTGGCTTCATTTTGGTAAGTATAGTGAATTTGCTTTTTAGAATAATGCTGTTCTCGGTGCAGACTACGTAAGGCAGCTTCTTGTGCTGAATCAACAGATGAAATCAGAACTATCAGGCTTTGATCTATCAGAATCTTAAGGGGACGTAAACAAAAATCAAGGCCAAATGTAGCCCAAACTAGCTCTATTAGAAGGAAACACGTCCGGATTCCAGTTGAACCAATCAATAAATAGAAAAGATATGGCTGTTCTCAACGCTTCTAAAGCTGCAGTAAAAGTATTCAAAGGTTTCTTAGCCCACCTTGGTCTTAATCCTCCAGTCCACTGATGGCAAAGAATAAAAGTGTAGGCACAGAAAACCAAAATAAAATGGCGCAGTCAACTGCTATTATCTCCAACTTGATCTTCTTTGAGTCCTAACCGTCCCTTGGCTTCCCTGTAAACAAGTTCTACCCAATTTCTTTGAGAATATGTATCAACTATCCA
It encodes the following:
- a CDS encoding FGGY-family carbohydrate kinase — its product is MRDNLGLIQSSADLEALASTVTDNGGVYFVPAFSGLFAPYWRNYARGGIVGMTSYTKKGHIARALLEGTAWQTREVLDAMREDAQLNLTALKVDGGMVYNNLLMQFQSDVLGVPVIRPQLVETTALGAAYAAGLATSFSSSLEELSDNWLLDQTWEAKIDVVEREGCYRLWKKAVAKTFDWV